TTACAGAAGAAGACTTTACCCGTTTGTATTTTACTTGGGAAGAGGTACTAGAAAACTTCCAAGCTTCTAAATCGAAAATGATTTCTTATTAAGAAAAATACTAAGTTAAGAATGGGGTGAGAATATGGATTGGAAACATAATTATACAAGATGGATTAGTTATCCTGATTTAAATAAAGATTTAAAGAAGCAATTAATAAATATAGATAATAATAAGCAAGCAATTGAAGAACTTTTTTATAAATACCTTGAATTCGGTACTGGAGGAATTCGAGGTGAGCTGGGGCCTGGAACAAACCGTCTTAATATCTATATGATCCGTAAAGCAACAGAAGGATTAGCTAGATTTATTATGGAAAAAGGAGATGGAGCTATAGAACAGGGAGTTGCCATTGCCTATGATTCCCGTCACAAATCTCCAGAATTTGCATTAGAAGTTGCAAAGACTCTTGGTAGGCATGGAATTAAGTCATACTTATTTGAGGAATTACGTCCCACCCCAGTTCTGTCATTTGCTGTACGCCATTTAAATACTTATGCGGGGATAGTGATAACAGCTAGCCATAACCCACCCGAATACAATGGATATAAAGTATATGGACCTGATGGAGGACAAATTCCTCCTATTATGGCTGACCAATTAATCCAATATGTAAATGGTGTGGAAAATGAACTAGATGTGGAAGTTGCTGATGAGTCTGATTTATTGAGCAATGGAACCTTAACTTATATTGGAGAAGAAGTAGATACGGCTTATCATGAAGAATTATTAACAATTCGCCAGAATGCTGATGTTATCAAAGAAGTTGCTGATTCTCTAAAGATCGTTTTCACTCCACTTCATGGGACGGCCAACCACCCAGTAAGAAAAGGTTTTAAAAAATTTGGATTTAAGAATGTTACCGTCGTGAAAGAGCAAGAGTTACCGGACCCTAATTTCTCATCAGTAAAATCTCCTAATCCGGAAGAGCATGCAGCCTTTGAATTGGCTATTCAGTATGGTGAGAGAGAAAATGCTGATATCTTGATGGGTACAGACCCAGATGCTGATCGTTTAGGTGTTGCAGTGAAGAATGCTGAAGACAAATATGAAGTGTTAACAGGAAATCAAATGGGAGCACTGATGCTTCATTATCTTTTAAATCAGCAAATGGCGAATGAAACATTACCTAAAAATGGAATCGTTATTAAAACAATTGTTACTTCGGAAATTGGAAGAGTGATTGCAGAAAGCTTTGGCATTCCAACTCTTGATACTCTAACTGGCTTTAAGTTCATTGGAGAGAAAATCCAACAGTATGAAGAAAATGGTGAGTATACTTTCTTATTTGGCTATGAAGAAAGTTATGGATATCTGATTGGGGATTTTGTTCGTGATAAAGATGCTGTTCAGGCAGCTATCTTTACTGCAGAAGTTGCGGCATTTTATAAGTCACAAGGTAAGTCTTTGTATGATGGGCTAATGGAGATATTTGAACAGTATGGATATTATAAAGAATCTCTTCAGTCTCTAACCCTTAAAGGAAAAGCGGGGGCGGAGCAAATTTCTGAAATTCTTGCAGACTTCAGAAATACACCTCCTGCAAAGATTGCTGGTATTAAGGTGAAGTCTATTGAAGATTATAAGACGTCAGAGAGGGTGTACCTTGAAACCGGTATAAAGGAAGCAATCGACCTTCCAAAATCAAATGTCATCAAGTATTTCTTAGAAGACGGTTCTTGGTTCTGTGTACGCCCATCAGGGACAGAGCCGAAAGCTAAGTTTTATTTTGGAGTGCAAGGCAATTCACTGGCTCATAGCCAAGAAAAGTTAAAGAAGCTTGAAATTGGAGTAATGGATAGGGTTCATAATCTAGTGACAGTATGAGAGGAGAAAGTGACATGATTCTAGTAGTTGGCGGTGCGGGGTATATTGGCAGTCACCTAGTAAAGGAATTGGTTGAGGAAAAAGAGGTAGTCGTTCTGGATAACCTATCAACCGGACACGAGAATTTGATTGATGAACGGGTTCGTTTTGTCCAAGGAGATTTAGGAAATAGAGAAACACTGGAACAACTTTTCTCAAAATATCCAATCGAAGCTGTTATGCATTTTGCTGCTAATAGTCTAGTAGGAGAATCGGTACAGAATCCTTATAAGTATTACGACAACAACGTTTCAAATACTTTAACTCTATTAGATGTGATGCTGAAGAAGGACGTGAAGAACTTTATTTTCTCTTCTACAGCGGCTACATATGGTATTCCGGATACTGATCTCATTACAGAAGAAACTGTAACCAATCCTATAAATCCATATGGACGTTCTAAACTTATGATTGAACAGATTTTGGAGGACTTCCATCAGGCTTACGGATTAAACTATATTGTGTTAAGGTATTTCAATGCTGCTGGAGCTCATATATCGGAAGAGATTGGGGAGAATCATGATCCTGAAACACACTTAATCCCGATTGTCCTTGAACAATTATTAGGAAAACGCGAAAGTATTTCCGTATTTGGGACAGACTATGACACTCATGATGGGACATGCATTCGAGACTACATCCACGTGACAGATTTGGCCAATGCTCATATCTTAAGCCTGAATGCTTTATTAGAAGGGAAGCTCCAAAAAGCGACCTATAACTTAGGAAATGGTAAAGGATATTCTGTAAAAGAAATCATAGATACTTGTGAAAGAGTAACAGGTATTGAAGCGAATGTTATTCTTTCAGATAGACGTCCTGGAGACCCGGCAATACTCGTAGCTTCTTCTGAGAAGATTTATCGGGAATTAGGGTGGAAGGCTGGGTATGAGCTGGAGAATATTATCGAGAGTGCTTGGAAGTGGCACAGAAATAGTACGGTAATGGTTTAACTATAATACAAAAGACCTTGAAGAGCGGTATTCCCTTCTTCAAGGTCTTTTTGTTATGTCTAATACACTCTCACCGGTGGTGAACTGGTAGACGCCCTCACAACCAACTGCGAAGAAATCAATATCTCCTGAAATGGCTCCCCCCGATTCTCCATTCTCCAACATAACTGCTCAACAGCTTTCTTTCCATACAGCTCCAAGTCAATATTCATCGTAGTGATCTTAGGATTGGCCAACTGTGAAAGTTGCCCATTGTCATAGCTGCATACAGAAGCATCCTGGGGGACTTTGTATCCCTGCTGCTGAAGGCACGAACTCACGAGAAACCCGAGCCCGTCATTGACACAGAACCAGGCAGTCGGTTTATCTGTCAGGTTCTGAATATAATCAAAGATGACATTTTCTTCTTCGACTGCATCGGTGAACATATGAGGTTCAGCGGGTGTCAGCCCATGATCCCGTAGTGCATGGACATATCCTTCATATCGCTCCTGGTAGCTGGGGGAGTAGTCGACATTTCCTATATAGGCAATATTTTTGTGACCCAGGTTGATCAAATGTTCGACGGCTTTATAGGCGCCGAATCGATTATTGGTGATGATCACATCTGAGTGATTCGTTGGATGGTGGTGATCGATCATCACGGTCGGTATGCCTGTCGCAATGACTTTGTTGATGTAGTCATTGCTGATATGTGAGAGGATGATAATGCCATCAACTGATTGATTCTCGATGAAGGAAGGGAGAATGAGTTGTTTTGTAGCTTCCTTGTTGATGGACTGAATCTGCAAGGTCATCCCTCTCTGCACTGCTTCTTTTTCAATGCTTAAGAATATTTCACCAAAGAAGCTTTTCAGTGAGAAGGCCAGGTCCGATGCAATGAGCGCGATGCTTCCTTGTTTTCTTCCATTAGCTACTTGGCGGGCTTTCGGATAATCGTAGCCAAGCTCCATCGCGGCATTTTTTACTAGATCCCTTGTTTCTTCACTGACTCCGGGTTTTCCTGTTAGGGCTTGTGAGACAGAGTTCTTCGATATATTTAAACGATCGGCAATGTCTTGCATCGTTACTTTCTTTTTCATCAATATTCACTCGCAATCTGCTAAACAATTAATTTCTTCTCTAGTTCTTGTATGATACTCTTCATGATCCACATGACCCCATAGCAAAATGGTCCGATTATAAAGAATAATGAAATAAATGGAATGATATATATTAGTATACCAGTTACGGCTACCATACTAATAAGGATAAGGGTCGTTTTAATATTGAATAATGTATACCCATAGGCAAGTTTAAAGAGCCCTCTAAGTGGGACTTCTAAACGGGACAGTATGGGGTATAGATATAAGGAAGATATGGCGTTTGTAATCAGGATCAAATAACATAGCGGCGTAATATAAGATCCGATTTCATGGTCTGTAAGAAATATGATATCTGCTGTGACGATGGACGTGATCAATAAATGGATGGTCCATGGAAGCAGGGCTTGCCGCATGTTTTCTTTCACGGCTGTGAAATAGTCTTTGGTAATTGAAATGGTCTTCTCCCGATGCAGCTTCCCCATGACACTGAATACGGCGGTCAGTGCCGGACCCAACGGCAGCAAGCTGACGAGAAGAATGCCCCAGCTGAATAGATTGGCAGGGTCCCAGAAGAGCTGTACCACCAGCCAAAATGGAATGGTAAACAGAAAGAAATAGATATTGGTCAGTAAGAACCAATACGTGAAATTAAGAATGCGGTAAAAGATATTTTCGTTCAAGTCTTTTGAGAGATTCATATGTGTCATCTCCAATGTAATAGAATAATAGCAGGGGTGAGGGGAATCCCCTTCACCCCTTGTTGATTACCCCTTGATGCCGGTCACGGTAATTCCTTCAACAAAGTGCTTCTGCATCGAGAAGAAGATCACGATGGTCGGAAGGAGTACGAGTAAGGATGCGGCCATCAATGGACCCCACTCCACCTTGGTCATTCCGTTGAACATGGCGAGTCCAAGCTGCAGGGTAAACTTGCTGGAATCATTTAAGTACATCAATGGACCCAATAGGTCATTCCAGGAGCCCTGGAAAGAGAATAAACCGATTGTGATGAGAGCTGGCTTCGACAATGGCAGGAAGATCTTATAAAAAATCTGAAGCCTGTTCGCACCGTCCATGACAGCTGATTCTTCCAACTCTTTCGGTATGGACATGAAGAATTGACGCAGTAAAAAGATAAACACGGCCTGTCCCCCAAAGAAGGAAGGGACGATCAGCGGTTTGAACGTGTTGATCCAGCCA
The DNA window shown above is from Rossellomorea vietnamensis and carries:
- a CDS encoding phospho-sugar mutase, whose amino-acid sequence is MDWKHNYTRWISYPDLNKDLKKQLINIDNNKQAIEELFYKYLEFGTGGIRGELGPGTNRLNIYMIRKATEGLARFIMEKGDGAIEQGVAIAYDSRHKSPEFALEVAKTLGRHGIKSYLFEELRPTPVLSFAVRHLNTYAGIVITASHNPPEYNGYKVYGPDGGQIPPIMADQLIQYVNGVENELDVEVADESDLLSNGTLTYIGEEVDTAYHEELLTIRQNADVIKEVADSLKIVFTPLHGTANHPVRKGFKKFGFKNVTVVKEQELPDPNFSSVKSPNPEEHAAFELAIQYGERENADILMGTDPDADRLGVAVKNAEDKYEVLTGNQMGALMLHYLLNQQMANETLPKNGIVIKTIVTSEIGRVIAESFGIPTLDTLTGFKFIGEKIQQYEENGEYTFLFGYEESYGYLIGDFVRDKDAVQAAIFTAEVAAFYKSQGKSLYDGLMEIFEQYGYYKESLQSLTLKGKAGAEQISEILADFRNTPPAKIAGIKVKSIEDYKTSERVYLETGIKEAIDLPKSNVIKYFLEDGSWFCVRPSGTEPKAKFYFGVQGNSLAHSQEKLKKLEIGVMDRVHNLVTV
- the galE gene encoding UDP-glucose 4-epimerase GalE, which translates into the protein MILVVGGAGYIGSHLVKELVEEKEVVVLDNLSTGHENLIDERVRFVQGDLGNRETLEQLFSKYPIEAVMHFAANSLVGESVQNPYKYYDNNVSNTLTLLDVMLKKDVKNFIFSSTAATYGIPDTDLITEETVTNPINPYGRSKLMIEQILEDFHQAYGLNYIVLRYFNAAGAHISEEIGENHDPETHLIPIVLEQLLGKRESISVFGTDYDTHDGTCIRDYIHVTDLANAHILSLNALLEGKLQKATYNLGNGKGYSVKEIIDTCERVTGIEANVILSDRRPGDPAILVASSEKIYRELGWKAGYELENIIESAWKWHRNSTVMV
- a CDS encoding substrate-binding domain-containing protein, whose protein sequence is MKKKVTMQDIADRLNISKNSVSQALTGKPGVSEETRDLVKNAAMELGYDYPKARQVANGRKQGSIALIASDLAFSLKSFFGEIFLSIEKEAVQRGMTLQIQSINKEATKQLILPSFIENQSVDGIIILSHISNDYINKVIATGIPTVMIDHHHPTNHSDVIITNNRFGAYKAVEHLINLGHKNIAYIGNVDYSPSYQERYEGYVHALRDHGLTPAEPHMFTDAVEEENVIFDYIQNLTDKPTAWFCVNDGLGFLVSSCLQQQGYKVPQDASVCSYDNGQLSQLANPKITTMNIDLELYGKKAVEQLCWRMENRGEPFQEILISSQLVVRASTSSPPVRVY
- a CDS encoding YesL family protein, with translation MNLSKDLNENIFYRILNFTYWFLLTNIYFFLFTIPFWLVVQLFWDPANLFSWGILLVSLLPLGPALTAVFSVMGKLHREKTISITKDYFTAVKENMRQALLPWTIHLLITSIVTADIIFLTDHEIGSYITPLCYLILITNAISSLYLYPILSRLEVPLRGLFKLAYGYTLFNIKTTLILISMVAVTGILIYIIPFISLFFIIGPFCYGVMWIMKSIIQELEKKLIV
- a CDS encoding carbohydrate ABC transporter permease, giving the protein MSATTMTNQQRKKVETLFVYLFLILASIATILPLFWMISTSLKSGDIIFEIPPKWIPETFEWENYKKAVTDIPFFLYFKNTVIITGFRMFAEVFVSALVAYGFARFNFPGKNFWFVILLSTIMLPGEITMIPVFIMFSEVGWINTFKPLIVPSFFGGQAVFIFLLRQFFMSIPKELEESAVMDGANRLQIFYKIFLPLSKPALITIGLFSFQGSWNDLLGPLMYLNDSSKFTLQLGLAMFNGMTKVEWGPLMAASLLVLLPTIVIFFSMQKHFVEGITVTGIKG